The genomic interval TCCTGAAAGTTTAAGGAAGCGACAAGACACCAAGCAGATGCAAATCAAGTGTTAGATTCTGTTCGCAACATCCTAACCAACATTCACCGCTTCAGGAGCAAGTGAATCAAGCGCAATTGCATCAGCGAAGGTGTGAGAGTGAGGCGAGGGACCATGAAGCAGAGACGGAAGGTCTCAACGAGCAAATCACAGATCTTCAGGAACGCAGTGCAACTTTACAGGTGAGTTGTCGACTGTGTGATCAAATACAGACTTCTAGTCATATTTCGTTACATGCATGTGGATATGTTAATAGATGCATGTCTGTATATTGTTAAGTTGGTACTGTATAGACATATGTAGCGCGAGTGTAGGTTCGTGTATTGTAAATGAACAGAATAGCCGAAgtgaaaaaaacacgagaaaacacTCGAGAGCGCAAGGCAGTGGCAGACagaaagggataaataaaaagattgagtgagggaggaaggaagagaaagatacagagaaggtgatagatagaaagagatagaagcagagagagagagagagtgggatatagaaagagaaagaaagatgtgtTAATATAGAggtgaatagagagagacagagggagatagataaacagagtaaAAATGAGGTAGGGGAAGAAAACCAGAGAGGGAGGTgtgatagatacatgtatacacttAAAGgtggataaatgaatagatagataaagagatagagagagagagaggataaagaggggaacaTAGATGAAAGATGACAGTTAGCCTTTTGTTTTGCTAcagtccccgggggaaaaagaagggcgcTAGAATCGAGCGCTGACGAGGCAGACcccgagagaagggaagggagcgaGCTCAACGGCCCCGAGGTAAGTTTCGTTTGGAAACCAAGGAAACCTTTTGTATGGGCGCacgaaaaaaatacgaatagATAAAATATCGTCAACAAACACCCCGTCTTTCGAGatcagtttcaaaaaaaaaaacgggggttttagGCAGAGCACAATGAAAGggtgaaaaattttcaaaaggggagaagagggggaaaaagggggaaagggaaagaggctgCCGAACAAAAGAGGGGGGCATGAGAGCGAGCTCAGGCGACGAGACAAGAGGATCGAGGCCCTCAAGGTAGGGGCGAGCAAGTCCTTCGCACACACGCGTTTGAGAGACTAATGTTAAGTCTGATAAtgccaaaaatggaaaataacctAAAAATTGATAttgtttccagaaaaaaaaatcagagatcaagaagaggaaagagaaatggactcGCAACCGAAGAGGAAAGAAGCGTATTAAAGCGGAAGACTGTAAGTGGTCACACTTCCGGGACAGAAATATGGgcttaaaaaaaatgtggaataatgtgaaaaaggaaaaaaactacaataaaaaaatttaaactaaatgTATCATTTCGACTAGTCCAGAGATCCTAATCAGGAACTCTGGCGTTTTTCGAAAACGTTACGATttcgttcattatttttttgtggtgttttcccTTCATGTTTGCGTACACGTTTCTGTTTGTGACAGAATGTGTAGGTAAGAGGAGGGAATTTGACATAATGTAATTGTATACctacacccatacacacgcagacacgttTTCATAGCACAAGGGGGAATCAGGGAAGGATCTTGTCGGGTTTTCCCCTGCAAGTAGGAGGACTTCATGTAGCCTCGGGGCTGGGCCCCGGCCAGCCTTTgagtggaggggggaaaaggggaacgatgatgataagcatgagaaGTAGTACAAGTAACTTTCTTTCCTGACATTTCAGTGGCAGTTCgggagaaaagaacaaaaaaaaaacaaaaacttcaatCCTCGGCCTCAAGCAGGAAAGAGCAGGCCTGGGGAGCAGCTGCCACGATGAGACCCGCCGGCTCCCAGGAGGGGGCTAGGGGAGCGGGGGCGGGGAGAGACAAGCCTAGCAAGCAGCTGGCAGAAAAGAGGCAAGGCTGGGGGAAAGCACCAGAAAAGACGACCCGGGTGCAGTCCGcggcaggagggaagggaaggggggaatggtaGACAGGGACCCCAAGTTAAGGGCTAGCGACAGGATGAGCCGTCACAAGAAGACGACGgggacgagtcgtcacaagaagacgacaggAACGAgtcgacacaaaaaaaaaacagagcgacGAGCCGTCACAAGAAGGCGACAGCGACGAGTCGACACAAGAAGACGACAGCGACGAGCGGCGGGAAGACGACAGGGTCGAGTCATGTGATTTCATCCAACTTTGAAAAGGC from Penaeus monodon isolate SGIC_2016 unplaced genomic scaffold, NSTDA_Pmon_1 PmonScaffold_1073, whole genome shotgun sequence carries:
- the LOC119568765 gene encoding nuclear mitotic apparatus protein 1-like isoform X2; this translates as MQDKLEEQQEKAKTEIKQVKTEYEDQLRDSNIAFNTKEDEAADLKRENRALMLEIGRQKDEIKELKEQVNQAQLHQRRCESEARDHEAETEGLNEQITDLQERSATLQVSCRLCDQIQTSSHISLHACGYVNRCMSVYC
- the LOC119568765 gene encoding uncharacterized protein LOC119568765 isoform X3 produces the protein MQTEYEDQLRDSNIAFNTKEDEAADLKRENRALMLEIGRQKDEIKELKEQVNQAQLHQRRCESEARDHEAETEGLNEQITDLQERSATLQVSCRLCDQIQTSSHISLHACGYVNRCMSVYC